From the genome of Rhodospirillales bacterium, one region includes:
- a CDS encoding reverse transcriptase domain-containing protein encodes MRTRRQKIQLELALEPVAKGEARSAGSQGTEARMARADPERPAAGPGPSMAAVLQPGNLKKALARVRRNRGAPGVDGMTTGDLGAHLRSHWPEIRSRLLDGTYEPQPVRWVEIPKASGGVRPLGVPTVLDRFIQQAVMQVLQEDWDGSFSDASYGFRPGRSAHQAIGRAQEHIRAGFGIVVDLDLEKFFDRVNHDILMGLVAGRLGTFTSALSGSFHPALTRSHPCCRI; translated from the coding sequence ATGCGGACCAGGCGGCAGAAGATCCAGTTGGAACTGGCCTTGGAGCCGGTGGCGAAGGGTGAAGCCCGGAGCGCCGGGAGCCAAGGGACCGAAGCCCGCATGGCGCGTGCCGACCCCGAACGCCCGGCCGCCGGACCGGGACCGTCGATGGCGGCGGTCCTCCAGCCCGGCAATCTGAAGAAGGCGCTGGCGCGTGTCCGGCGCAACCGGGGGGCGCCCGGTGTCGACGGCATGACGACCGGCGATCTGGGCGCTCACCTGAGAAGCCACTGGCCCGAGATCAGGTCCCGGCTCCTCGATGGCACCTACGAACCGCAGCCGGTGCGGTGGGTGGAGATCCCGAAGGCCTCGGGCGGGGTTCGCCCGCTGGGTGTGCCGACGGTGCTCGACCGCTTCATCCAGCAGGCAGTGATGCAGGTGCTGCAGGAGGACTGGGACGGAAGCTTCTCGGACGCGAGCTACGGGTTCCGGCCCGGACGCTCGGCCCATCAGGCGATCGGGCGCGCACAGGAGCACATCCGCGCGGGCTTCGGCATCGTGGTCGACCTCGATCTGGAGAAGTTCTTCGACCGGGTCAATCACGACATCCTGATGGGGCTGGTGGCCGGCCGACTGGGGACTTTTACTTCGGCGCTATCGGGGAGTTTTCATCCGGCACTGACACGCTCTCACCCTTGCTGTCGAATCTGA
- the fdh3B gene encoding formate dehydrogenase FDH3 subunit beta: MARMKFLCDADRCIECNACVTACKNEHEVPWGVNRRRVVTINDGQPGERSISTACMHCSDAPCMAVCPVDCFYQTDEGVVLHDKDLCIGCGYCFYACPFGAPQYPQAGNFGGRGKMDKCTFCAGGPEEDGSEEEFALYGRNRLAEGKLPLCAEMCSTKALLAGDADAVSDIYRERVTARGFGGGVWGWNTAYGSDT, translated from the coding sequence ATGGCCCGCATGAAGTTCCTTTGTGATGCTGATCGCTGCATTGAGTGCAACGCCTGCGTCACAGCGTGCAAGAACGAGCACGAGGTACCTTGGGGAGTAAATCGCCGGCGAGTGGTCACGATCAATGACGGGCAGCCGGGCGAGCGGTCGATTTCGACAGCCTGCATGCACTGTTCCGACGCACCCTGCATGGCGGTATGTCCGGTCGATTGCTTTTACCAGACCGATGAGGGCGTGGTACTGCATGACAAGGACCTGTGCATTGGCTGCGGTTACTGCTTCTACGCTTGTCCGTTCGGGGCCCCGCAGTATCCGCAGGCAGGTAACTTTGGTGGGCGCGGCAAGATGGACAAGTGCACATTCTGCGCCGGAGGCCCCGAGGAGGACGGGTCCGAGGAAGAATTTGCGCTATACGGCAGAAATCGCCTGGCCGAAGGAAAGCTTCCTCTTTGCGCCGAGATGTGTTCGACCAAGGCGCTGTTGGCGGGTGACGCAGACGCCGTATCGGACATTTACCGGGAGCGGGTTACGGCGCGCGGTTTCGGAGGCGGAGTTTGGGGATGGAACACGGCATACGGTTCCGATACCTGA
- a CDS encoding molybdopterin-dependent oxidoreductase: MTKHMKDLGGATRRDILVGSAVAGTGLVVGYSVLPHLTGGAREALAAGNFEPSLFLTMEPSGIATVHITKTEMGQHVGTALAQAVAEELEIDWNDVRIDYPDSHEKWGLMITGGSWSVNWTFDRNSRIGAAARMALVEAGANMLGVPASECSAANSTVTHTGTGQSTTYSEIISAGPIDRTFSEDEMKAIELKKFGEYKLVGTSVPALDIPAKIDGTARYGIDVFVPNMAYGRIVTWPTRWGAMPNSVDDSAASGIDGYIGTEIIEDPTGVQRGYAIVLAETIWAAEKAADAVSVDWDLGPNANVSTADILGYAKKATADGEGFAWVIDGDTDAGMSNAATVVEAEYETSLGYHGMMEPMNCVAMEQDGVWHLFTACQWSTRCTAMTAEALGVEPANVVHHQQYAGTGFGRRLEPDAMIPAALAAKAAGRPVKLVFTREQDVMFDFHQSLTYQTVKGGVNVAGDLDTMVHTVCSAWATKRQAPGFLAESVDKKGKIDPFSTNGSDHWYNVPNQYVRSIENIVGQSATPPGQLRAVAPTWTMWAVESFLDEAAHAVGRDPLEFRTSLLKAVGKNVGTPPNTVGGSERLRNALLVAAGRAGYGVKPLPANTGQGIASVTSQERGSPTWTACVAEVHVDPESGEPTVRKLSIAMDVGTAVNPDGVLAQIQGSAIYGTSRVLYENITMKDGSIEQSNFDTWTPMRINQVPEIDVSIIQNGHYPAGTGEPVVTVVGPAIANAIQAAVGARVRSWPITAEKVKAAMQEA; this comes from the coding sequence ATGACCAAGCACATGAAAGACTTGGGTGGCGCAACGCGCCGCGACATTCTGGTCGGCTCCGCTGTTGCCGGCACTGGATTGGTGGTCGGCTACTCAGTCCTGCCACACTTGACCGGCGGTGCCCGCGAGGCCCTGGCGGCTGGCAATTTCGAGCCCAGCTTGTTCCTGACCATGGAGCCCAGCGGGATCGCGACTGTCCACATCACCAAGACGGAAATGGGGCAGCACGTCGGCACCGCATTGGCGCAGGCAGTTGCCGAAGAGTTGGAAATCGACTGGAACGACGTCCGCATTGACTACCCAGACAGCCACGAAAAGTGGGGTCTGATGATCACTGGCGGTTCGTGGTCGGTGAACTGGACGTTCGACCGCAACTCGCGGATCGGTGCGGCCGCGCGGATGGCTCTCGTGGAGGCTGGTGCCAACATGCTTGGCGTGCCGGCCAGCGAGTGTTCCGCTGCAAACAGCACCGTCACTCACACGGGCACCGGTCAGTCGACGACCTATTCCGAAATCATCAGCGCGGGCCCGATCGACCGGACCTTCAGCGAAGATGAAATGAAAGCCATCGAACTGAAGAAGTTTGGCGAGTACAAACTCGTCGGCACGTCGGTTCCGGCTCTCGACATTCCGGCAAAGATCGACGGCACCGCCCGGTACGGCATCGACGTGTTCGTTCCGAACATGGCGTACGGTCGGATCGTCACCTGGCCCACCCGCTGGGGTGCGATGCCGAACTCGGTCGACGACTCGGCCGCTAGCGGCATCGATGGATACATCGGAACCGAAATCATCGAGGATCCGACCGGAGTCCAGCGCGGCTACGCGATCGTGCTCGCCGAGACGATCTGGGCAGCCGAAAAGGCCGCCGATGCCGTTTCCGTCGATTGGGATCTCGGTCCGAACGCCAACGTCAGCACTGCAGACATTCTTGGCTACGCCAAGAAGGCAACTGCCGACGGCGAAGGGTTTGCCTGGGTAATCGACGGCGACACGGACGCAGGCATGAGCAATGCCGCGACCGTCGTCGAGGCCGAGTACGAAACGAGCCTCGGCTACCACGGCATGATGGAGCCGATGAACTGCGTGGCCATGGAGCAGGACGGGGTCTGGCACCTCTTCACGGCGTGCCAGTGGTCCACCCGATGCACGGCTATGACGGCTGAAGCACTCGGTGTGGAACCGGCCAATGTGGTCCACCACCAGCAGTACGCAGGTACTGGCTTCGGACGGCGGCTTGAGCCGGATGCGATGATTCCAGCGGCCCTGGCGGCCAAGGCAGCCGGGCGTCCCGTCAAGCTCGTGTTCACCCGCGAGCAGGACGTGATGTTCGACTTCCACCAGTCGCTCACCTACCAGACCGTGAAAGGTGGGGTGAACGTCGCCGGTGATCTGGACACGATGGTTCACACTGTCTGCTCGGCTTGGGCGACCAAGCGGCAGGCTCCGGGCTTCTTGGCGGAATCAGTAGACAAGAAGGGCAAGATCGACCCGTTCTCCACGAACGGATCGGACCACTGGTACAACGTTCCGAACCAGTACGTACGTTCCATTGAGAACATTGTTGGTCAGAGCGCGACCCCTCCGGGACAGCTCCGTGCAGTTGCACCGACCTGGACGATGTGGGCTGTTGAGTCGTTCCTCGACGAAGCCGCGCACGCAGTCGGACGCGACCCGCTCGAGTTCCGGACTTCGCTTCTGAAGGCTGTGGGCAAGAACGTCGGTACCCCGCCGAACACGGTGGGTGGCTCGGAGCGTCTGCGCAACGCACTGCTGGTTGCTGCGGGACGCGCGGGTTACGGCGTGAAGCCTCTCCCCGCCAACACGGGTCAGGGAATTGCCAGCGTTACGTCGCAGGAGCGTGGCTCCCCGACGTGGACGGCGTGCGTCGCTGAGGTGCACGTTGACCCCGAATCCGGAGAGCCGACCGTAAGGAAGCTTTCCATCGCGATGGACGTGGGCACCGCCGTCAATCCGGACGGTGTGCTGGCGCAGATCCAGGGTTCCGCAATCTACGGGACATCGAGGGTTCTCTACGAGAACATCACGATGAAGGACGGTTCGATCGAACAGTCGAACTTCGACACCTGGACGCCGATGCGGATCAACCAGGTGCCTGAAATCGACGTCAGCATCATCCAGAACGGCCACTACCCGGCCGGGACGGGCGAGCCCGTCGTGACGGTTGTCGGGCCCGCGATTGCCAACGCCATCCAAGCAGCGGTGGGCGCACGCGTACGTTCGTGGCCGATCACTGCGGAGAAGGTCAAGGCGGCGATGCAAGAAGCCTGA
- a CDS encoding formate dehydrogenase subunit alpha, with protein MSSRSSIAGTALDRRAFLRNSGVVAAGSALAGLVPGGRVEAADTALTGSDGIENVLSVCTHCSVGCAVTAEVQNGVWIGQEPSFDSPFNLGAHCAKGASVREHAHGERRLRYPMKLVGGRWERLDWDRAIEEVGAELERIRTTAGPDSVYWLGSAKHNNEQAYLFRKFAAFWGTNNVDHQARICHSTTVAGVANTWGYGAMTNSYNDIHNSKSIFLIGGNPAEAHPVSMVHLLKAKEKGAPFIVVDPRFTRTAAHADEYVRIRPGSDVALVWGMLWHLFENGWEDESFIQSRVWGLDQIREEVARWTPAETERVTGVPGEQVRQITKTMAENRPGTVIWCMGGTQHTTGNNNTRAYCILQLALGNMGKAGGGTNIFRGHDNVQGATDLGVLSHTLPGYYGLSEGAWKHWARVWGVSYETLATRFSSSELMQSKGIPVSRWVDGVLEDKENLDQPETLKAMIFWGHAPNSQTRLPDMRRAMNKLDLLVVVDPYPTLTAVLHERQDGVYLLPAATQFETYGSVTASNRSLQWRERVVEPLFESKPDHEIIYRLAKQLEIDGPLFRNIEVRDHEPVIEDITREFNRGMWTIGYTGQTPERLRKHMANMGTFDRTTLKAEGGPCDGEYYGLPWPCWGNEQLAHPGTPILYDTSQAVADGGLTFRARFGVLRDGENLLADGSFSKDSEIEDGYPEFTMAMLKRLGWDGDLTEEERAVIESIAGDKTNWKTDLSGGIQRVAIRHGCAPFGNAKARAVVWNFPDPVPLHREPLYTTRRDLVSDYPTYEDTRGYRVPVLYRSIQQRDYSKDYPIILTTGRLVEYEGGGDESRSNPWLAELQQEMFCEVHPRDANNAGFQDGDDIWVEGPEGGRVLVKALVTRRVDPGVAFMPFHFGGRFMGQDLRHRYPEGADPYVLGESSNTIGTYGYDSVTQMQESKVTLCRITAA; from the coding sequence ATGTCTTCTCGATCATCCATCGCCGGCACCGCGCTTGACCGCCGGGCCTTTCTTCGCAATTCGGGCGTCGTTGCCGCTGGCTCCGCGCTCGCAGGACTCGTGCCGGGAGGGCGGGTTGAAGCCGCGGATACGGCGCTCACCGGAAGCGACGGCATTGAAAACGTGTTGTCCGTATGCACGCATTGTTCAGTCGGGTGCGCGGTTACCGCAGAAGTGCAGAACGGGGTCTGGATTGGTCAAGAACCCAGTTTCGACAGCCCGTTCAACCTCGGAGCGCATTGCGCGAAAGGGGCGTCAGTAAGGGAGCACGCCCACGGAGAACGCCGTCTCAGATACCCGATGAAGTTGGTTGGCGGTCGCTGGGAGCGGCTCGATTGGGACCGGGCGATCGAAGAAGTTGGCGCGGAACTTGAACGGATCCGAACAACAGCGGGGCCGGATTCGGTGTACTGGCTCGGATCAGCTAAGCACAATAACGAACAGGCCTACCTCTTCCGCAAGTTCGCAGCATTCTGGGGCACCAATAACGTCGATCATCAAGCGCGTATCTGTCATTCGACCACAGTTGCGGGCGTGGCCAATACTTGGGGCTACGGCGCAATGACGAATAGTTACAACGATATCCACAATTCCAAGTCCATTTTCTTGATCGGAGGAAATCCGGCCGAAGCGCATCCGGTCTCCATGGTGCATTTGCTGAAGGCCAAGGAAAAAGGCGCGCCATTCATCGTGGTCGACCCGCGCTTCACGCGTACTGCCGCGCACGCTGACGAGTATGTCCGCATCCGTCCGGGCTCGGACGTGGCCCTGGTCTGGGGCATGCTGTGGCACTTGTTCGAAAACGGTTGGGAGGACGAGTCCTTCATCCAGTCGCGGGTGTGGGGACTCGACCAGATCCGCGAGGAAGTCGCCCGATGGACACCGGCGGAAACCGAGCGTGTCACCGGTGTTCCGGGTGAGCAGGTTCGCCAAATCACCAAGACGATGGCAGAGAATCGACCCGGTACGGTCATCTGGTGCATGGGAGGGACCCAGCACACCACCGGGAACAACAATACCCGCGCGTACTGCATCCTCCAGTTGGCCTTGGGAAATATGGGTAAGGCCGGAGGCGGGACGAATATTTTCCGCGGTCATGACAATGTCCAGGGCGCTACCGACCTCGGGGTGCTGAGCCACACGCTGCCAGGCTATTACGGGCTCTCGGAAGGCGCATGGAAGCATTGGGCCCGGGTTTGGGGGGTATCGTACGAGACCCTGGCCACGCGCTTCTCTTCGTCGGAATTGATGCAATCGAAGGGAATCCCGGTATCCAGGTGGGTGGACGGCGTTCTCGAGGACAAGGAGAACCTGGATCAGCCCGAAACCCTCAAGGCCATGATCTTCTGGGGGCACGCGCCGAATTCCCAGACACGTCTCCCGGACATGCGTCGGGCAATGAACAAGCTTGACCTGCTGGTCGTGGTGGATCCGTATCCCACGTTGACCGCTGTGCTGCACGAACGCCAGGACGGCGTATACCTGCTTCCTGCGGCGACACAGTTCGAGACCTACGGCTCCGTCACGGCGTCGAACCGCTCACTGCAGTGGCGCGAACGAGTTGTCGAGCCACTGTTTGAATCGAAGCCCGATCACGAGATCATTTACCGGCTCGCGAAGCAACTCGAAATAGACGGGCCGCTATTCCGCAACATCGAAGTTCGAGACCACGAACCGGTCATCGAGGACATCACGCGAGAGTTCAATCGTGGCATGTGGACGATCGGGTACACCGGTCAAACGCCCGAACGTCTGCGCAAGCACATGGCCAATATGGGCACCTTTGACCGCACCACGCTCAAGGCGGAGGGTGGCCCCTGTGACGGCGAGTATTACGGGCTTCCCTGGCCCTGCTGGGGCAACGAGCAGCTGGCTCACCCGGGAACTCCCATCCTCTACGACACCTCACAGGCCGTCGCCGACGGCGGGCTGACCTTTCGAGCGCGTTTCGGTGTTTTAAGGGATGGTGAGAATCTTCTGGCAGACGGTTCATTCAGCAAGGATTCCGAAATCGAAGACGGGTATCCCGAGTTCACAATGGCGATGCTGAAGCGGCTTGGTTGGGACGGAGACCTGACAGAGGAGGAACGGGCTGTAATCGAGTCAATTGCCGGAGACAAGACCAATTGGAAGACGGATCTCTCCGGCGGGATTCAGCGGGTGGCCATACGTCACGGATGCGCTCCGTTCGGAAACGCGAAAGCCCGGGCGGTTGTCTGGAATTTCCCGGACCCGGTCCCGCTTCACCGTGAACCGCTCTACACGACGCGCCGTGATCTTGTGTCCGACTACCCCACTTACGAGGACACGCGCGGATACCGAGTCCCGGTACTTTATCGATCGATTCAGCAGCGGGACTACTCCAAGGACTATCCCATCATCCTCACGACGGGGCGGCTCGTGGAATATGAAGGGGGCGGCGACGAGAGCCGGTCAAACCCATGGCTGGCCGAATTGCAGCAGGAGATGTTCTGCGAAGTTCATCCGCGCGACGCGAATAACGCCGGCTTCCAGGATGGTGACGACATCTGGGTTGAGGGACCGGAAGGAGGGCGCGTGCTTGTCAAGGCGCTGGTAACCCGCCGGGTCGATCCAGGGGTGGCATTTATGCCGTTTCACTTCGGTGGCCGGTTCATGGGGCAAGATCTCCGTCACCGGTACCCTGAAGGCGCTGACCCGTACGTGCTCGGAGAATCGTCAAACACCATCGGTACTTACGGCTACGATTCCGTGACCCAGATGCAGGAGAGCAAGGTTACGCTCTGCCGCATCACAGCGGCCTGA
- a CDS encoding formate dehydrogenase accessory sulfurtransferase FdhD, with protein sequence MPKERHVTGLPECSGQDPSGEFLIAPSPDDPNLTREVSGIDHEGRRVTAFVVAERPLTIFLNDQEIVTAMTVGEHPELLAVGYLVNQTMLHRDDTINSVEYDEEGEAVVVRTERTTDYEEMMRHRIRTSGCAVGTIFGQVMECFEEAELDPDVRFPTSALYSLSRKITLQPSLYLKSGAIHGCALCDGERVLLYVEDVGRHNAADMIAGWLWINRVDASRMLLYTTGRLTSEMVIKTVQMGIPALVSRSGFTAQGVELAERANLTLVGRVRGRRFLALAGIQRLVLDVDPAKVPDDPPTSIRKGAVPQ encoded by the coding sequence ATGCCTAAAGAGCGTCACGTGACCGGACTACCGGAGTGCTCTGGCCAAGACCCGTCCGGGGAGTTCCTGATCGCTCCCAGCCCTGACGATCCGAATCTGACGCGGGAGGTCTCAGGGATCGATCACGAAGGTCGGCGAGTGACGGCGTTCGTGGTTGCCGAACGGCCGTTGACCATCTTCCTCAATGACCAGGAAATCGTGACGGCCATGACCGTCGGTGAGCATCCTGAACTGCTGGCCGTTGGGTACCTCGTGAATCAAACGATGCTCCATAGGGACGACACCATCAACTCGGTGGAATACGACGAAGAAGGTGAAGCGGTGGTCGTACGAACGGAACGCACGACTGACTACGAAGAAATGATGCGTCATCGCATCCGCACATCCGGTTGCGCGGTGGGGACAATCTTCGGGCAGGTAATGGAGTGTTTTGAAGAAGCCGAGCTGGATCCGGATGTCCGGTTTCCGACCTCCGCACTTTATTCCCTTAGTCGAAAGATCACTCTGCAGCCCTCCCTGTATCTCAAATCCGGCGCGATTCATGGCTGCGCGCTCTGCGACGGAGAACGGGTGCTGCTGTATGTCGAAGATGTTGGTCGGCATAACGCCGCGGACATGATTGCCGGGTGGCTGTGGATCAATCGCGTCGACGCCTCGCGAATGCTGCTCTATACGACCGGACGCCTAACCAGTGAGATGGTCATCAAGACGGTGCAAATGGGAATCCCAGCCCTGGTATCGCGATCAGGATTTACGGCCCAGGGCGTAGAGCTTGCCGAACGGGCCAATCTGACGTTGGTTGGCCGGGTGCGTGGCCGGCGATTTCTGGCGCTGGCAGGAATC
- a CDS encoding ion transporter translates to MKFHQVSGASHLLRRLRHIDSVRSASLRKYLATDPSDGNRSRIARLRDGVRELVDTRGFRYTTMTLIVLNAIALGFETSPSVMAVVGEELRIFDRIVITIFCIEIGLRIAARGLRFFLDPWGIFDFTIVAITLAPAADSLLVLRALRVLRVLRVVSAIPRLRRVVGALLHAVPGVAAIGVLLLLIFYVYAVITTNLFGPAFPGWFGTVGDSMFSLFQIMTLESWSMGIVRPILQQYSWAWIVFVSFIVISSFTVLNLFIAIVIDSMQTMHAEERTAASMPAENEAAEPDTVLQELRSLRKEFADFRDAHRK, encoded by the coding sequence TTGAAGTTTCATCAAGTTTCGGGCGCATCGCATTTGCTGCGGCGGTTACGACATATCGATTCAGTCAGGTCTGCATCCCTCCGAAAATATCTCGCGACCGACCCGTCCGACGGGAACCGAAGCCGAATTGCTCGGCTGAGAGACGGAGTTCGTGAACTGGTCGATACCAGAGGGTTCCGCTACACGACGATGACATTGATCGTGCTGAACGCGATTGCTCTGGGTTTCGAAACATCTCCGTCGGTGATGGCAGTCGTCGGTGAGGAACTCCGTATCTTCGACCGAATCGTCATCACGATCTTTTGCATCGAGATCGGTCTTAGGATCGCCGCACGCGGGCTCCGGTTCTTTCTTGATCCCTGGGGGATCTTTGACTTCACCATTGTCGCTATCACGCTTGCTCCCGCCGCAGATTCGTTGTTGGTGCTTCGTGCCTTGCGCGTGCTCCGTGTATTGCGTGTGGTCTCGGCAATTCCTCGGCTACGGAGAGTGGTGGGTGCGCTCTTGCACGCAGTGCCAGGAGTGGCCGCAATCGGAGTGCTGCTGCTGCTGATCTTCTACGTCTATGCCGTGATAACCACCAACCTGTTTGGGCCAGCCTTTCCTGGATGGTTCGGCACGGTCGGCGATTCGATGTTTTCCCTCTTCCAGATCATGACCTTGGAGAGCTGGTCAATGGGGATCGTTCGTCCGATTCTGCAACAGTACTCATGGGCCTGGATCGTATTCGTTTCCTTCATCGTCATTTCTAGCTTTACGGTGCTCAATCTGTTCATTGCAATCGTGATTGATTCGATGCAGACCATGCACGCGGAGGAACGTACCGCCGCATCGATGCCAGCGGAGAACGAGGCCGCGGAACCGGACACAGTGCTTCAGGAACTGCGGTCGCTGCGCAAAGAGTTTGCCGATTTTCGCGACGCGCACCGCAAGTAA
- a CDS encoding formate dehydrogenase subunit gamma: MSQQLRSFLTAVGVIVGLTAAGYGAAIMGAAVVIGDSHAVVEQSSKSDGWRDVRTGTAGRVSIPDSQAGVLIQSEGEIWRSIRNGPVTVIGAWGMFATLVLLVLFYAWRGRISLAGKPTRREVVRFNGIERFAHWMTATSFIVLALSGLNLLYGRYLFIPVIGKEAFATVTEAGKLLHNFVAFPFMFGVALMVVLWVRHNIPSRVDLKWLRQGGGLLSDRHHPAADRFNAGQKAIFWIVVLGGISVSLSGLALLLPFAFPMFGKTFAFLNLFGFGFPETLTSMQEMQLAQLWHSVVSLGLIVVMFAHIYIGTIGMEGAFQAMGSGRVDAAWAEQHHSLWAASAEEAPAEDDAVPSAVREGQG, translated from the coding sequence ATGTCGCAGCAGCTGCGCTCCTTCCTGACGGCGGTCGGCGTAATTGTCGGCTTGACCGCGGCTGGTTACGGGGCCGCCATCATGGGCGCTGCGGTCGTGATCGGCGATTCTCATGCCGTCGTCGAACAAAGCAGCAAGTCCGACGGATGGCGAGACGTCCGCACTGGTACCGCTGGCCGAGTGTCGATTCCGGATTCTCAAGCCGGGGTTCTCATACAGTCGGAAGGGGAGATTTGGCGGTCGATTCGAAACGGGCCGGTTACAGTCATAGGCGCATGGGGCATGTTCGCTACGCTGGTACTGTTGGTCCTGTTCTATGCGTGGCGTGGACGCATTTCACTGGCAGGCAAGCCGACCCGTAGGGAAGTGGTACGGTTCAACGGGATTGAACGCTTCGCCCACTGGATGACCGCAACCAGTTTCATTGTGCTCGCCCTGTCCGGCCTCAATCTGTTGTATGGCCGGTATCTCTTTATCCCCGTCATCGGTAAAGAGGCATTCGCGACCGTGACCGAGGCAGGCAAGCTCCTTCACAACTTCGTGGCTTTCCCATTCATGTTCGGCGTCGCGTTGATGGTCGTCCTCTGGGTGCGGCACAACATTCCCAGCCGGGTTGACCTGAAATGGCTTCGGCAAGGCGGCGGCCTGTTGTCGGACCGGCATCACCCCGCCGCGGACCGGTTCAATGCCGGTCAGAAGGCGATCTTCTGGATCGTGGTGCTGGGTGGGATATCCGTAAGCCTTTCCGGCCTTGCCTTGTTGCTGCCGTTCGCTTTTCCGATGTTCGGTAAGACCTTCGCCTTTCTGAATCTCTTCGGTTTCGGTTTTCCGGAAACCCTGACGTCAATGCAAGAAATGCAGCTTGCTCAACTGTGGCATTCAGTGGTGTCGTTGGGGCTGATTGTGGTCATGTTCGCACACATATACATCGGTACAATAGGCATGGAGGGGGCATTTCAGGCGATGGGAAGCGGCCGTGTAGACGCAGCATGGGCTGAACAGCACCACAGTCTCTGGGCGGCTAGCGCCGAGGAGGCGCCGGCGGAGGACGACGCTGTTCCATCCGCCGTCAGGGAGGGCCAAGGCTAG
- a CDS encoding DUF6494 family protein codes for MDEETLNRSLRRFLKTLGVNAQREIETAIRSAATAQRLPEQPLKATAEIHIPEIDFRFELNAVIQSS; via the coding sequence ATGGACGAAGAAACACTCAATCGGAGCCTGCGCCGTTTTCTGAAGACGCTTGGTGTCAACGCCCAACGTGAAATTGAGACCGCCATTCGTTCGGCCGCTACCGCCCAGCGGCTGCCTGAACAGCCGCTTAAGGCAACTGCCGAAATTCATATTCCGGAAATTGATTTCCGCTTCGAACTCAATGCCGTTATCCAGTCTTCGTAA
- a CDS encoding (2Fe-2S)-binding protein has protein sequence MAVLNINGVSHVVDAPGDTKLLWVIREGLRLTGTKFGCGIGLCGACTVHLNGEAVRSCQLQLSDAEGATITTIEGLDPKGQHPVQKAWLELQIPQCGYCQSGQMMNAAAFLESNSSPSDAEILDAMQGNICRCSTYARIKQGVRRAAQMMQEA, from the coding sequence ATGGCTGTTCTTAACATCAACGGCGTGTCGCACGTCGTCGATGCACCGGGGGACACCAAACTGCTGTGGGTCATTCGCGAAGGTCTGCGTCTAACCGGCACGAAGTTTGGATGCGGCATTGGCCTCTGTGGGGCCTGTACTGTTCACCTTAATGGTGAAGCAGTGCGGTCCTGCCAGCTGCAGTTGTCGGACGCCGAAGGTGCGACGATCACTACGATTGAAGGCCTCGACCCGAAGGGTCAGCATCCGGTGCAGAAGGCGTGGCTGGAGTTGCAGATTCCCCAGTGCGGGTACTGCCAGTCCGGGCAGATGATGAATGCCGCTGCGTTCCTTGAGTCCAACTCCAGCCCGAGTGATGCAGAGATTCTCGATGCCATGCAAGGCAACATCTGCCGCTGCTCAACGTACGCTCGGATCAAGCAGGGTGTCCGTCGGGCTGCCCAGATGATGCAGGAGGCCTGA